From the genome of Deltaproteobacteria bacterium CG11_big_fil_rev_8_21_14_0_20_49_13:
TAGTTACATAGGGATTCTGAATAAGGATTCCGAGAGGATCTTGTCCCGGCGATTGCCTAACGACAAGGAGAAGATATTGACGACACTTCTTCCATATCGAGGGCAAATAAAGGGCATTGCAGTTGAGTCGACCTGCAATTGGTATTGGCTGGTGGACGCTCTGATGGATAAGAATTATCCCATGCATTTGGGCAATCCCGTTTATACAGCCTCTATTGAATGCCCTTATTACGGCGACAGTTCAAACAGTTAGGCCTCCATCAATCGGGCAACCGCTCGTTGCCCTTTTTACCCCTCAATTATCAGTGAAGAAGCGCATCCTCACGAAACGGCTCGTTTGCAAGCTTCTTCATAGCCTCAATCGAATAATTCCAACCGAGATTCTTTTGCGGGATTCTGTTCATCTCGCGAACCGTCTTCTGCATGTTACATTTTTCAATTCCATCATCCCTCAAAATATAGAACTGGTAATGCCTTATAAGATCGTTGATACTTCCAAGAACGCGCCTACTCGTACTACGCCCAACTTTGAAAACACTGCTCACTTCGCTCGCCTTCTTAATCCAATCTGTGGAAAATACCTCGGACAACAAAACATTATAGAGTGCGCTGTTGAAAACTGCCGGAAGTTCATTTTTGAGCGTTGCCTTTGAGACATCGAATACGACGAAAGAGAACAGTGTCGCATCGTTTATGAATATTATGCCGTGATTACGAGAAACCCCAATGACATGAGCATGCCAATTTCCAAGAGGCGAGATCGATACGGCATTATCGGAAGCCAACTGGTTCTCTGGAACATCCAGCTTCTTTAGTAGCTTTTGTGTACAACGTAATATCAGCATCCTTTACTCCCTTTCAGAATCAATCCTCATCATCTTTTCACGGCAACACCATTTGAATTTTTTGCCACTGCCGCATATACAAGGAGAATAAGGATCAATGTTCTTGATATTCGAGCGGAGATTTTCTCCGGCATAATCTTTAGTTGCACCTTTAATAACCTTCCATACTTTATGGGTTGGGTTTTTTAAGGCAGTCTTTACCATTTTATAGTGTTCTTCAATGCGCTCGGTAAAAACAGAATCATTTAAGAGGACTTCCTTGAAGAGTTTTAGAAGTGTCGGCGAATGCTCGGATTGAACATTCAACTCGTCTAGAAAAGATTGTTCTTTTATAACATCATCCGGTAGCGGAGGTTCAAATGAGTGATTGATGGTCGCCAAATGCTTCGCGGGTTTTTCAGAAACCACATTGAACATTACTCGTCTGCAATCACAATTCGGATCAACACAATAAAGTTCAACAAAGCCGTAACTCCCTTTTGGCAGGCCATCGCGTTTTTTAAAAACGGTTATTGTTCGCGTTTCTTCCAGTCCGATATCCGGAAATAGCTGGTGAAACAGCGTCATGCCTTCCATAAAGCACCTTTTGACTGGTTTAATTTAAAGCTAATTCCTAAAGCGCATTGTTGCAAAGCCGTTTGCTTGAAATCTGGAATTATTGGCAGGGATGTGTGGCGAAGTATTATAGTTGCCTTTGGAAAAACAGCCTTCAGATTTTTATACACCGCGTCTTCGTTAAGATCAAAAATAATAAACCTGCTTGTATTGGCCTTGTCGAGCATTTCAAAAATATCGTAATCGTAGTCAGAAAATGAGCAACCCAAGGCAATAACTACCTGTGATTCACCTATAAAATATTCGGCTTTTTGTCTCGTTTCCGAATCAATTGCACCTGTGTTCCCCGGCAACATCAAGTCCGTTCTGGAAACCTGAACATTTCCATGACAGCTTACCAACCTATCAACATTAATGTTCTCTTCTAAAATTCCATCCTGATTCATATTCAACCAACGCACATTACGTCTATCAAAATACTGATAAAAAAACTCTAAAGGATTTACAAATATTGTCTTCTGATGATTGCCATTATTCAGATGATGGGGAAATCTATTTTGCAACTCTGTGTAAGGGAATTTGTATTCGAAATCGAAATCATAATAAGCCATTCAGCTGTTGCTACAGCTTACGAGAACATCCCTGTAACAATTGTGATAAAACCCGTCTTCCGAAGAATTAACTCTATTGGCGGTTAAGTTTTCAAGATTCAAACGAATTGCAGAACCGAACGCGACAGCAAATGATTCTTTGACAATGTATTTATTGGGAAAGCCTCCATAAAATACCACATTTTCGCGGGTGGACTCCATTTCAAATATTTGACGATAAAATGGACGACCATGCGCTTCCAATAATCCATCAAATTGTCGATCATCAACGGTACTATAATCAAAGTGAGGTCTAATAATTCTAAATCTGTCGAAATTTAATTCCTTCCGCGCAATTTGTGCCACCGTAGGTGTAAGATCATAGTGATTGCCAGCTCCAACGATGATCAGACAATTAAAAACCCTTGTCACATCGTCAAGTAGCTTCCAATCGTTTGATCCCGAATCTTTGGTTTCTTTGGTTATGGTTAAAAACCTGTCATTGTTCATCAAAAAAACTCCAAAATGCTAACGCAACATATTTTCTTTCACTTAACCACGTTCTCAAACGTTGCCCGATAGTCTTTCGAGCTTAAAACCGTGTCATAAAGGCCGATGTCTTCACCCTCATGTTTGTTAATGCCAGTATAAACGAGGCTTGCGTCTTCGTATCGCTTGAACTTATAAACTGCGTCATTCATCAGTGCGCTGTTGAACACCCCAAGGCTCACGAGCAATTCAAATTCTTTTATCGATAGGCCGGTTACCTTCTTAAAAAGGCCGGGCTCCAGTTGTGTGATAACATCTTTGAGGCTCCGTTCGCGGTGGTCCGTCAAATACATAAAGACGGGCACCATGGTTGCAAACTTGATGAGCTTTTCTTGTATTTGTTTTCGAAGGCTCTTATACTCTTTTTCTTCTTCGGTCAGCTCTCGTTTTTCCTTGGCCGTCAAATCCCTTTCATTTGCATCCTTCTTGGCTTTTTTGATCGCATCGGATTTGTTGATGATGGTTTCAATGTCTTGATTTAAATTTCTAAACCCTTCGATGCTCATCAGTGCGTTCATGGCATCTTTGTTATCCATAAGCCGCTGAAGCGTCCCATTGTCCACATTCACCAGCAAAGCGCTTTCCCAGCGTCTTGCCAGAAGAGTTGCAGTCGTTCCGCTCATTGCCATATCGAGAATACCTGCGGCATCGATCTGCTTCATTGAACTGCCGTCATAGGCAAGCACGGGAAGGAAGCTGATAAATTCCTCGACCTTCTTTTCAGGATTCGATTCGTTTACATTCAGGCGGCAGCTGTAATCAACGATTTGACGCAACGCCCTGTCCGGCGCGAAGTCAAAGACATAACATTCCTGTTTGATGATCTCCTCCTTGTTTGGCGAGAGATCATCCGGATTCTTGATCGTCC
Proteins encoded in this window:
- a CDS encoding IS110 family transposase, with translation SYIGILNKDSERILSRRLPNDKEKILTTLLPYRGQIKGIAVESTCNWYWLVDALMDKNYPMHLGNPVYTASIECPYYGDSSNS